The Lactobacillus sp. CBA3605 genome contains a region encoding:
- a CDS encoding phage tail domain-containing protein yields MSSIVIQKMDGTVYDLEKLGIRVISFDPPGPNYQHTFTQMNEYSSVLTDTQMQQTTIPLVFKVNAADNYDYELKRMRVLKVFAGYEPFYIINRRIAYLRWKVVSESYTYARQSNYWGTQAITVNLTCIDGAAETVLTSLDKGFLNGFGMSASLTSVPKYEFTNQANFTIWNGSTIPLRAEEHPVLITLDCAASKAVTISNQTISQSLTVTMPLTKGKPLQIYGLKMVVGGASVFSKSNHGYLDFAPGDNKLTISGTSDFTISFKTHFYY; encoded by the coding sequence GTGAGTTCAATTGTTATTCAAAAGATGGACGGTACGGTTTATGATTTGGAAAAGCTAGGTATTCGTGTGATTAGTTTTGACCCGCCTGGGCCGAACTATCAACACACATTTACTCAGATGAACGAGTACAGTTCCGTGTTAACTGATACTCAGATGCAGCAAACAACAATCCCGTTAGTATTCAAAGTGAATGCGGCAGACAACTACGACTACGAGCTAAAGCGAATGCGTGTGCTCAAGGTATTTGCAGGTTATGAGCCGTTTTATATCATCAACCGACGTATTGCTTATTTACGCTGGAAGGTTGTGTCAGAGAGCTACACGTATGCTAGGCAGAGCAATTATTGGGGCACTCAAGCGATTACGGTCAATCTGACGTGTATTGATGGTGCGGCCGAAACCGTGCTAACGAGCCTTGATAAAGGATTCCTAAATGGGTTCGGTATGAGTGCCAGTTTAACGTCAGTGCCAAAGTATGAGTTCACTAATCAAGCCAACTTCACGATTTGGAATGGCAGCACAATACCGTTGCGAGCCGAGGAGCACCCAGTATTGATTACACTAGATTGTGCTGCCAGTAAGGCGGTGACAATCAGTAACCAGACGATCAGCCAAAGTCTAACGGTCACCATGCCACTGACTAAGGGTAAACCATTGCAAATTTACGGCTTGAAGATGGTTGTTGGTGGCGCGTCGGTTTTTAGCAAATCAAATCACGGTTATCTGGACTTTGCACCGGGCGATAACAAATTAACTATTAGTGGGACTAGCGATTTTACGATTAGTTTTAAAACACATTTCTATTACTAG
- a CDS encoding phage tail protein, producing the protein MLIITDYTGASEALKVTDLQLTLQLGQVAQLDFTTWNEDNNMTGYAMLSPRALIQEPDTGMLFQVSENDGSTAGKYYSRSVTCLSIIQDFNDSYIRSTIKGKQTLKACMDLVTNGTKFTYTIHDTISDHDFGDEEFGNGHGLDLFLNTLVSDFGFEWSNDNYRIDIYKTVGKQDAFVFVDGDDVNSVAETNDYTTITTKIHGEGKHDDNDKPSCSYDYVSPNAKLYGEIAADDYQSDSITSEDELKKVLPGQLQDYPKVQYTANLNTFQKASPIGATNDASIGNYGHLRTRNGIDVKTRIVAKTLYLQSTHTISTVTFGNLKADPAMITARLQANRSRDTQVIKQIKDEGNKLVAGAAMSITVLDKVGEVDD; encoded by the coding sequence ATGCTCATTATAACGGACTACACAGGCGCATCAGAGGCGCTCAAAGTAACTGACCTGCAATTAACCTTGCAACTCGGTCAAGTCGCTCAGCTGGACTTCACGACATGGAATGAAGACAACAATATGACTGGTTATGCAATGTTGTCACCGCGGGCTTTAATTCAGGAACCTGATACAGGTATGCTGTTCCAGGTATCTGAGAACGATGGTAGCACGGCCGGCAAGTACTATAGCCGTTCGGTAACATGTCTAAGCATCATTCAAGACTTTAACGACAGTTATATTCGTAGCACGATTAAGGGCAAACAGACGCTCAAAGCCTGCATGGACTTGGTCACCAATGGCACCAAGTTCACGTACACGATCCATGATACAATCAGTGATCATGATTTTGGTGATGAAGAATTCGGTAATGGTCACGGCTTAGACTTGTTCTTGAACACATTGGTGTCTGACTTCGGTTTTGAGTGGTCCAACGACAACTATCGCATCGACATCTACAAGACGGTTGGTAAGCAGGACGCATTTGTCTTCGTGGACGGCGATGATGTCAACTCGGTTGCTGAGACTAACGATTACACGACAATTACTACTAAGATTCACGGTGAAGGTAAACACGACGATAATGATAAGCCAAGTTGCAGTTATGACTATGTAAGTCCGAACGCCAAGCTTTACGGCGAGATTGCAGCCGATGACTACCAGTCAGATAGTATCACGAGCGAAGATGAGTTGAAGAAGGTGTTGCCGGGACAGTTACAAGATTATCCTAAGGTGCAGTACACGGCTAACTTGAACACATTTCAGAAAGCTTCGCCGATTGGAGCAACTAACGATGCTTCTATTGGCAACTATGGCCATTTGCGAACTAGAAATGGCATTGACGTGAAGACACGGATTGTAGCTAAAACACTGTACTTGCAGAGCACGCACACTATCTCAACTGTGACGTTTGGCAACCTTAAAGCCGACCCGGCAATGATAACGGCACGCTTGCAGGCTAACCGTAGTCGAGATACTCAAGTTATTAAGCAGATCAAAGATGAGGGTAACAAACTGGTTGCTGGGGCTGCCATGAGCATTACGGTGTTAGATAAAGTGGGTGAAGTTGATGACTGA
- a CDS encoding SGNH/GDSL hydrolase family protein: protein MAIQLVTDQFSDNLDGTFRNGMVGNFKIVEQTLNELLTYQGNINKQLNTLTKNINSSVDGKLTKQDLALVDKLKTQSQGLTERINHIIMGTDTDSIHAVLNNMKLAGELKGQCGDTGKAGRDGLDGESAYQVWLDAGNVGSKADYLASMKGSKGDVGSVGPAGKDGAMSAKDVTAMVTDSINGISIGTTNLLLYTKFTLTTVTNIIGWVQVGRTAPVKTDLTGKYTFEGWIDTAIDKAAAYIDVRDKVTDKQLSIYTNRMFVEGGDSGYAASTVDIPENAYIKACWLGYTSEQTTPISITYGREKFVYGDKITDWSPAPDDKVTDNHDGSITVNGKQVNVTGATSVLQGKTLDIIGDSYVANNGQSVSETWHYKVANQYDMIYNNYGVNGNGLITAKATGTPVVDRVTDMDSTADYVVVVGGKNDYNQQLAIADFKAGLVKLIQELIERFIGKKICFFTPWSIVESEIMNIPLVQYSQAIEDVCGAYSIPCFNSAKRSGILAYSDVFRAKYFQTSTDQSHLNDAGHTLFVNPATKFLESL from the coding sequence ATGGCAATACAACTAGTAACTGACCAGTTCTCAGATAACTTAGACGGGACGTTTCGCAATGGGATGGTCGGCAACTTTAAAATCGTTGAACAAACTTTAAATGAGTTGCTAACGTATCAGGGTAACATCAATAAGCAGCTGAACACGTTGACGAAAAACATTAATTCAAGTGTTGATGGTAAATTGACTAAACAGGATTTAGCTTTGGTTGATAAGTTGAAAACACAGTCACAAGGCCTAACTGAGCGAATCAATCATATCATCATGGGTACTGACACGGATTCAATCCACGCCGTGCTGAATAATATGAAATTAGCTGGTGAACTTAAAGGACAGTGTGGTGATACAGGCAAAGCTGGTCGCGATGGCTTGGATGGTGAGAGTGCTTATCAAGTCTGGCTGGATGCTGGCAATGTGGGCAGTAAAGCCGACTACTTAGCCAGTATGAAAGGCAGTAAGGGCGATGTTGGTTCGGTTGGCCCTGCTGGTAAAGATGGTGCCATGAGTGCTAAAGATGTTACGGCGATGGTTACTGATTCGATAAATGGTATCAGTATTGGTACAACTAATTTGCTACTTTATACGAAGTTCACGCTCACTACTGTAACTAATATAATTGGATGGGTTCAAGTAGGACGAACGGCACCTGTTAAGACGGATTTGACTGGTAAATATACATTTGAGGGTTGGATAGACACGGCTATCGATAAAGCAGCAGCATATATCGATGTGAGGGATAAAGTCACAGATAAGCAATTGTCTATATATACAAACCGAATGTTCGTAGAAGGTGGCGATAGTGGGTATGCCGCATCAACAGTGGATATTCCTGAAAACGCATATATTAAAGCATGCTGGTTAGGATATACCAGCGAACAAACTACTCCGATAAGTATAACTTATGGACGTGAGAAGTTTGTCTATGGTGACAAGATTACTGACTGGTCACCTGCTCCGGACGATAAAGTGACGGATAATCACGATGGCTCTATCACGGTAAACGGTAAACAAGTTAATGTGACTGGTGCTACCTCTGTTCTTCAAGGCAAGACATTGGACATTATCGGTGATAGTTACGTGGCTAATAACGGTCAATCAGTATCAGAGACGTGGCACTATAAGGTAGCTAATCAATATGACATGATTTACAACAATTATGGTGTCAACGGTAATGGCCTAATCACTGCAAAGGCGACGGGTACACCAGTAGTTGACCGAGTGACTGATATGGATAGTACAGCTGACTATGTGGTTGTGGTTGGCGGCAAGAATGACTACAATCAGCAGCTTGCAATTGCCGACTTTAAAGCCGGATTAGTCAAACTGATTCAAGAACTGATTGAACGTTTCATCGGTAAAAAGATTTGTTTTTTCACGCCCTGGTCAATCGTAGAATCAGAAATAATGAATATCCCGCTAGTTCAGTATTCGCAGGCAATTGAAGATGTATGTGGTGCATATTCTATTCCATGCTTCAATAGTGCTAAGCGTAGTGGAATTTTAGCGTACAGTGATGTATTTAGGGCTAAGTACTTCCAAACTAGTACTGATCAAAGCCACTTAAATGATGCTGGTCATACTTTATTTGTTAACCCGGCTACCAAGTTTTTAGAAAGCTTATAA
- a CDS encoding phage baseplate upper protein, translating to MEILKFNVDLDKRNLVEDKQNFDIDFHDSKYNWIQARQYEDSMRQVEVHVVHGDNSPFDLTGVNPNFFGWLPEGNYRIIDAKHAVMLDPSNGIFRFDFPAAAFAMSGSYKQAFFRLMKDGMNVSTLEFSLDVLADKVISGLIPSDYITPFIDLYGDLGDIVKNAKGDLAAALAEWTTKLSALFNQLNDQGVDTQTMLTTLEQRIKDDGLLTQADLATALTKFKDNFTKLQSKVDASVASATTYANLRRLGQKYRVQGKVASNAQGFASLGGTTVVQYFQNWAPLDVQYGTLVKFNVETGTELLTNEIHGYHGNSMTYSSKDGLLYMAMAEDTSAAKETAQKTKILQIDPSDLAIKATIDLTAKTSLDEIHSIGYDSADNCFIVANNKTLEFYDESWTLLFTKNWVDVIGYEPPYMQGVQAHGNRLYWIGGRKSQIWVFDIDVESQDLNFGTIYTFDSFQEGLYPTGELEALGFNDDGDIYAVSHVTVGNWGGLTQYYVTHSDFKIPVSGPETVAIQGASPIPTEFYVGTNTAYNPDGTKSNPFASLLEATTCMRTPYTPFKTLTMLTDMAEETLVLIDIDSAMVNTQAHKVKAAVIINCNNLYLSALQTAGYSRYKMNALYIYNSQVRINDWKCASLKSVVDVNEDVHIERSNAFIQDNSKSRIVLYNSVLETAGSTYHVVKDNFMSNLMGNQILGTITNVKDANTLTTSDFVYYQNMNVQVTTVINGNTIGFQLTSPISSSGIVNLIGYTQSSNVLYFCAFHYVKDNAANTTIEFYSLPTMTKLVPTSYAITATVSDN from the coding sequence GTGGAAATTTTAAAATTTAATGTGGACCTGGATAAGCGAAATCTAGTTGAAGATAAGCAAAACTTTGACATTGATTTTCATGATTCAAAATATAATTGGATTCAAGCCCGCCAGTACGAAGACTCAATGCGTCAGGTCGAAGTACATGTGGTGCATGGCGATAATTCGCCGTTTGACCTTACTGGTGTGAATCCGAACTTCTTTGGGTGGTTGCCAGAAGGGAATTACCGAATCATCGACGCTAAGCATGCGGTTATGCTGGATCCAAGCAACGGGATTTTTAGATTTGACTTCCCAGCGGCTGCGTTTGCAATGTCAGGATCTTACAAACAAGCCTTCTTCCGGTTGATGAAGGACGGCATGAACGTGTCAACGTTGGAATTCAGCTTGGACGTGCTAGCAGATAAGGTCATTTCAGGCCTGATTCCGAGCGACTACATCACGCCATTTATCGACCTGTACGGTGATTTAGGTGACATCGTGAAGAATGCCAAGGGCGATCTAGCAGCGGCACTAGCCGAATGGACCACTAAGTTATCAGCTTTGTTTAATCAGTTAAACGACCAAGGCGTTGATACTCAAACGATGTTGACAACTTTGGAACAACGAATCAAAGATGATGGTTTACTAACACAGGCTGACTTAGCTACAGCACTGACTAAATTTAAAGATAACTTTACGAAGCTTCAATCTAAGGTAGATGCGTCGGTTGCCAGTGCAACCACTTATGCGAATTTACGTCGATTGGGTCAGAAGTATCGGGTTCAGGGAAAGGTAGCGTCTAATGCTCAAGGGTTTGCCAGCTTAGGCGGAACGACAGTTGTTCAGTATTTTCAGAACTGGGCACCACTAGACGTTCAATACGGGACGCTAGTTAAATTTAATGTTGAAACCGGCACAGAACTTTTGACCAATGAAATTCATGGTTACCACGGAAATTCTATGACCTATAGCAGCAAAGATGGCTTGCTGTACATGGCAATGGCAGAGGATACATCTGCTGCTAAGGAAACTGCACAGAAAACTAAAATTCTGCAAATTGATCCAAGTGATTTAGCTATCAAAGCGACAATTGATTTAACCGCGAAGACTAGCTTAGATGAGATTCATTCAATTGGATACGACAGTGCCGATAACTGCTTTATTGTGGCTAATAACAAGACCTTAGAATTCTATGATGAGAGTTGGACATTACTGTTCACTAAAAATTGGGTTGACGTGATTGGTTACGAACCACCTTACATGCAAGGTGTTCAAGCACATGGCAATCGCTTATATTGGATTGGCGGTCGCAAATCACAAATTTGGGTATTTGACATTGATGTGGAAAGCCAAGACCTTAATTTTGGAACAATCTATACTTTTGATAGTTTTCAAGAAGGGCTATATCCAACTGGTGAACTGGAAGCATTAGGATTTAACGATGATGGTGATATTTATGCTGTGTCGCACGTTACGGTTGGCAACTGGGGTGGATTAACACAATATTATGTCACTCACAGTGATTTTAAAATTCCAGTCAGTGGTCCAGAAACAGTTGCTATCCAAGGTGCAAGTCCAATTCCAACTGAATTCTATGTTGGTACCAACACGGCATATAATCCAGATGGTACTAAATCGAATCCATTCGCGAGCTTGCTGGAAGCAACGACTTGTATGCGGACACCCTACACGCCATTTAAGACGTTGACCATGCTAACTGATATGGCAGAAGAAACCTTGGTGTTAATTGATATTGATTCTGCAATGGTGAATACACAGGCACACAAAGTCAAAGCGGCAGTGATTATCAATTGTAATAATCTTTATCTATCGGCACTTCAAACCGCTGGTTATTCGCGATATAAAATGAATGCACTTTACATCTATAATTCGCAAGTGCGAATCAACGACTGGAAATGTGCTAGTTTAAAATCAGTAGTGGATGTCAATGAGGATGTCCATATTGAGCGGAGCAATGCTTTTATCCAGGATAATTCTAAATCACGAATTGTGTTGTATAACAGTGTGCTAGAAACCGCAGGTAGTACTTATCATGTGGTCAAAGATAATTTTATGTCTAACCTGATGGGTAACCAAATATTAGGAACGATTACAAACGTTAAAGACGCCAACACCTTGACGACAAGTGATTTTGTATACTATCAAAATATGAATGTCCAGGTCACAACCGTCATTAACGGTAATACAATTGGTTTCCAATTAACATCGCCAATCAGCAGTAGTGGCATTGTTAACTTGATTGGGTATACTCAGTCATCTAATGTGCTTTACTTCTGTGCATTCCACTACGTCAAAGACAACGCGGCCAATACAACGATTGAATTTTATTCATTGCCAACTATGACTAAGTTAGTGCCGACCAGTTATGCTATCACGGCTACTGTATCAGACAACTAA
- a CDS encoding XkdX family protein, whose translation MFEFVKMMFNAGCQVEGYVSYGAITAEEYKMITGEDYVVPATT comes from the coding sequence ATGTTTGAGTTCGTCAAAATGATGTTCAATGCTGGTTGTCAAGTTGAAGGATATGTTAGTTACGGTGCAATTACGGCCGAAGAATACAAGATGATTACCGGCGAAGACTATGTAGTGCCGGCCACCACATGA
- a CDS encoding GH25 family lysozyme, producing MKFKNKLVLVGAATMAALFLGLNASAARMDMVDVSNNNGYMSTAEYVSMRNEFGVKALTVKISEGTTFKDGYAASNIANGQAAGLYVNGYHFAHYKTKAQAVAEADYAGQAAKAAGLPVGAVLATDVEAAEEQGILSQATNDRNNAAFMKEIQKFGYRTDIYTSGSWANNKMTIKGKTGWIAGYPYVMSGQKWYTNNNAWQWSGSAHFRISYGGFDVSQLYNDYYTAGQKSTVKPTDKDAVKEQNKVANKNGQKTSTTANWVKESKTYTLTTPVKLRTGASTSSSVITTLSAGSTIKTDQAIIQGGYRWVRQPRGNGYAYMATGPASNTLEYVTSGLAHTYYKVVSGDSWWVIAQRNGLSMTTLAAQNSKNIYSVIYPGQTLQLN from the coding sequence ATGAAGTTCAAAAATAAATTAGTGTTAGTCGGGGCGGCCACAATGGCAGCTCTTTTTTTAGGGCTAAATGCAAGCGCCGCTCGTATGGATATGGTCGATGTATCGAACAACAACGGCTATATGAGCACTGCTGAGTACGTTTCAATGCGTAACGAATTTGGTGTAAAGGCACTTACCGTCAAGATTAGTGAAGGTACCACGTTCAAGGATGGCTACGCTGCCAGCAACATTGCTAATGGCCAAGCGGCTGGCTTATATGTCAACGGCTATCACTTCGCACATTACAAGACTAAAGCCCAAGCCGTTGCCGAAGCTGATTATGCTGGTCAGGCAGCAAAGGCCGCAGGGCTACCAGTTGGTGCGGTATTGGCAACGGACGTAGAGGCTGCTGAAGAACAGGGAATCTTATCCCAAGCAACTAATGATCGCAATAATGCGGCCTTCATGAAAGAGATTCAGAAGTTTGGCTACCGGACTGACATTTATACCTCTGGGTCATGGGCCAATAATAAGATGACCATCAAGGGTAAAACAGGTTGGATTGCTGGCTATCCATATGTCATGTCCGGTCAAAAATGGTATACGAATAACAATGCATGGCAATGGTCCGGTTCTGCACATTTCCGGATAAGCTATGGCGGTTTTGATGTTAGCCAACTTTATAATGACTACTATACAGCCGGTCAGAAATCGACAGTCAAGCCAACTGATAAAGATGCAGTCAAGGAACAGAATAAAGTTGCTAACAAGAATGGTCAAAAGACCAGCACTACTGCAAACTGGGTCAAAGAATCAAAGACCTACACACTGACAACACCGGTCAAGCTCCGTACAGGTGCATCAACATCGTCAAGCGTGATTACAACCTTGTCAGCTGGTTCAACTATCAAGACGGATCAAGCGATTATTCAAGGTGGCTATCGGTGGGTGCGCCAACCACGGGGTAACGGTTATGCTTATATGGCAACCGGTCCCGCAAGTAATACGCTTGAATACGTGACAAGTGGTCTTGCTCACACGTATTATAAGGTCGTTTCAGGTGATTCATGGTGGGTAATTGCTCAACGTAATGGTCTGAGCATGACTACATTGGCAGCACAAAACAGTAAGAACATTTACTCGGTGATTTATCCTGGTCAAACATTACAACTTAACTAA
- a CDS encoding prenyltransferase — MARWLKWSVFYELTEIYTAPLNIMWFILGAAIAQYHVHTVNWINVGLCLLVVFIFDLAVNVADNYYDYQHAHDRQDYAQKTNPIGRLKLPPRGVFWLAWLLYAVAAVPGIVLILRTGWPVAIFGVVGYLIGIFYTAGPHPINATPVSALVVALAIAFWIQLTCVYVSIYGQQPLTWRIVGTTFLLCLPLTLIFFTVQLANDTADRSEDIANHRYTLAVYLGQPGAVRVIQVVIVIGTLWPLINAWLGLAPVVTALTVVLLPIMWRGMQPFFAVQDKQKTFMAIVKSASLFFVAYPVLFALGTWL; from the coding sequence ATGGCAAGATGGTTGAAATGGTCAGTTTTTTACGAGTTAACAGAAATTTATACGGCACCGCTAAATATCATGTGGTTTATCTTAGGTGCAGCGATTGCGCAGTATCACGTCCATACGGTTAATTGGATTAACGTGGGTTTGTGTCTGTTAGTGGTCTTCATCTTCGACTTGGCAGTTAATGTCGCTGACAATTATTATGATTATCAGCATGCGCATGATCGCCAAGACTATGCTCAGAAAACAAATCCCATTGGCCGGTTAAAGTTGCCACCGCGCGGTGTTTTCTGGTTGGCTTGGCTATTATATGCGGTTGCGGCCGTTCCAGGAATTGTGCTCATCTTGCGAACGGGCTGGCCGGTAGCGATTTTTGGGGTGGTTGGGTATCTGATTGGCATTTTTTACACGGCAGGACCGCATCCGATTAATGCGACGCCAGTGTCAGCACTCGTAGTGGCATTAGCAATTGCGTTTTGGATTCAATTAACGTGTGTGTACGTGTCCATCTATGGGCAACAGCCATTGACCTGGCGCATCGTTGGGACCACCTTCCTCCTATGCTTACCTTTAACTTTAATCTTCTTTACGGTCCAATTAGCTAATGATACGGCCGATCGTAGCGAAGACATTGCGAATCATCGCTATACATTGGCCGTTTACTTGGGTCAACCAGGGGCAGTCCGTGTGATACAAGTAGTAATTGTGATTGGGACGTTATGGCCCTTAATTAATGCTTGGCTAGGATTAGCGCCAGTAGTGACCGCGTTAACGGTGGTGCTGCTTCCGATTATGTGGCGGGGAATGCAACCGTTCTTTGCGGTTCAAGATAAGCAAAAAACGTTTATGGCAATTGTAAAGAGTGCGTCGTTATTTTTCGTCGCATATCCGGTCTTATTTGCTTTGGGTACTTGGCTATGA
- a CDS encoding TetR/AcrR family transcriptional regulator, producing MNHEIDPRVDKTRRHLRQALITLLQTKNVEDISVQELTATASVTRGTFYLHYKDKPAFVSQALDDLVTDLFATGIVTVSIGEVITNPADPLRRVQVLSLAKALGYINDHAEAFKTLLIDQSQLAVEHRIKQQLTTWMQQFYHDFEDQFADLEVPISVQTAYYVSATVGLITDWLENDLIYTPRYLTKCIKKLHRLMTVGNITFTDFFV from the coding sequence ATGAACCATGAAATTGATCCCCGGGTTGATAAAACGCGGCGGCATTTACGGCAAGCATTAATTACATTATTACAAACTAAAAATGTTGAAGATATCTCGGTCCAGGAGTTAACTGCGACAGCATCAGTGACTCGGGGCACCTTTTATCTTCATTATAAAGATAAGCCAGCGTTTGTTAGCCAGGCGCTCGATGATTTAGTGACCGATCTGTTTGCAACGGGCATCGTCACGGTTTCAATTGGGGAAGTCATTACTAATCCAGCTGATCCGTTACGCCGTGTTCAAGTCTTATCCTTGGCTAAGGCGTTGGGCTATATTAATGATCATGCTGAGGCCTTTAAAACTCTGTTGATTGATCAGAGCCAACTAGCGGTAGAGCACCGCATCAAACAACAACTTACGACCTGGATGCAACAGTTTTATCATGATTTTGAAGATCAATTCGCTGATTTAGAAGTACCGATTAGTGTCCAAACGGCTTACTATGTTTCGGCGACTGTCGGGTTGATTACCGATTGGCTTGAAAATGATTTGATTTATACGCCTCGTTACCTTACCAAATGCATTAAAAAGCTCCATCGATTGATGACGGTTGGTAACATTACTTTCACAGATTTCTTTGTATGA